A region of the Deinococcus multiflagellatus genome:
CCAGGCTCAGGCCGCGCTCGTTGGCCATGCACAGCATCACGAACAGCAGATCCGCCAGTTCCATTTCCAGGTCGCCCCGGTCCTCGCCGGGCTTGGGGGTCTTGCCGTGGTCGTGGGCGATCACGCGGGCAATCTCGCCGGTTTCTTCGGTCAGGCGCGCCAGCATCAGCAGCGGCGGAAAGTACCCCTCCTTGAACTGCGAGATATACGCGTCCACCCGCTCCCGGGCCTCCTCGAAGGTCAGACTCATGGCGGGCAGCATACCGGCAGCGGGCCTCCCCGCTGTGGGAAGGCCCGCCCGGCATCAGAGCACGCGGTCAGCGAATGTACAGGTAGGTTTCCTGCACGTCGCGGTCAGCGGTGTTGTAGGGCTGCAGGTAAGCGTCGCTCTCGGCGTTCCAGCGGCCATTGTCGTAGGTGCCGCGCAGCACGAGGTCCGTGGTGGGGCGCACGCGGGTAAAGATGGCGCGGATGCGCTGCAGGCCCCGGGGTTCGGCCACATTGAAGGTCACGCCGTCGCTGGCCCGGGGGAAGGTGGTGGTGCCCGCCTGCACGTAGGCGTTGCGCACCAGCACGCTGGCATTGCCGTTGCTCTGCAGGGCCAGCAGGGTCACGTACCCAGGGGCGCGGGTGGAAATGCTGACGCGCACGGCCTCGCCCACCGCGTAGGTGCTGCCCTCGCCCCGGTCCGGGCGCAGGCTGGTGATCAGGTTGCTGCCCGAGCCTTGCAGGCCCACGTTGGGGCGAACGGTCACGGTACAGGCGCTGAGGCCAAGGGCCAGCGAGCCGAGCAGAAATGCAGTGCGCATAACAAACAGCATAAGGAGCGGACCTGACGGAAAGCTGAGGCCCGGATCAGGGCCGCCTGCGGCTTGTCAGTCGGCCAAGCACCCAGGCGCCCCGCCGCCACATTGTGGGACAGGAAAAGACCGTGCCGGGCTGCGCGGCGTAGCATGAACCATGCGCCGCGCCGCCTGCCTGCTGACCCTGCTGCTGAGCCCGGCCCTGGCCCAGGGGCCCGCCAGCCCGGCCCCGGGCAACGAGCCCTACACCACCAACCGCTTTTTTGCCGATCTGCAGGCCGGGCAGGTCTCGCGCGTGGTGCTCAGCAGTGCGGGGCAGGCCACCGTCACGCTGAGCGCCCCCAGCGGTCCCCAGGTGAAATCCCTACTGGTGCCCCCGGACGGCGCGACGCTGGGCCGCATCCGGCGCGCCGGGGTGCCGCTGCAGGTCACCGCAGCGGGCAGCGGGCTGGCGTGGCTGGGGCAGGTGTTGCCGCTGCTGCTCACCGCGCTGATTCTGGTGGTGCTGTGGCGCTCTATGCGCGCGGGCAGCAGTGGCAACGGCGCGGCCAGTTTCGGGCGGTCGAAGGCGTCGGTGATCGGGGAGGGGCAGATCAAGCTGACCTTCGCGGACGTCGCCGGCTGCGACGAGGCCAAGACCGACCTGCAGGAAGTCGTGGACTTCCTGCGCCAGCCCGAGCGCTACCACCAGCTCGGCGCCCGCATC
Encoded here:
- a CDS encoding nucleotide pyrophosphohydrolase, which translates into the protein MSLTFEEARERVDAYISQFKEGYFPPLLMLARLTEETGEIARVIAHDHGKTPKPGEDRGDLEMELADLLFVMLCMANERGLSLERGFERMMAKVEGRDADRWTRKEGAQP
- a CDS encoding DUF4384 domain-containing protein — protein: MRTAFLLGSLALGLSACTVTVRPNVGLQGSGSNLITSLRPDRGEGSTYAVGEAVRVSISTRAPGYVTLLALQSNGNASVLVRNAYVQAGTTTFPRASDGVTFNVAEPRGLQRIRAIFTRVRPTTDLVLRGTYDNGRWNAESDAYLQPYNTADRDVQETYLYIR